The region ATTTATAATTTCCTTATAAAGAACAAAAAATGATTTTAAATTGCTGTTAAGCGATAAAACAAGTCATTTTTTTTTAATTAAAAAAAATGCACGCTTACAAGTTTCTTATTTTTAAAAATTTATAATTTTTAAAAAATTCAAGAAACTGCTATTGTCTCAGAAGTTTCTTTTTTTTATTTTTTTTTGTAAAATGTTTATCTTTTCAGATTTATATATATATGTTAAAATATTACTAGGTGATGACATGATAGATATTAAAAAAATCCCAGAAAATTCTGGTGTATATTTAATGAAAAATAAAGTAAATAAAATAATATATATAGGTAAAGCAAAAAACTTAAAAAAAAGGGTTGCTTCATACTTTACAGGCTCACATAATAGAAAGACTATGGAATTAGTTAAAAATATTGCTGATATTGAATTTTTCATATGCAATAATGAAATTGAAGCCTTTATACTAGAAAACAATTTAATAAAAAAACATAAACCTAAGTACAACATTTTATTAAAAGATGAAAAGACTTATCCGTATATAAAAATAAGTAAAGAAAACTTACCTAGAATTACTATGACAAGAAACAAAAGTCAAGATGCATATTATTACGGACCTTTTCCTAATATCAATCTTAAAACTTTAATAAAAAATTTACTTAAAGTATTTAATGTAAGCGATTGTGGACTTAATGTTAATAAAAACAATAAAAGACCTTGTTTAAAATATCATATGGGACTATGTAATGGGGCTTGTTATTATAAAGATGAAAAAACTGTAAGCGAATACAAAGCACAGTATAAAAAACTAATTAATTTTTTAGAAAATAAAGATACTTCTATACTTAAAGAACTTGAAACTAACATGTTTGAATATAGTAAAAATTTTGAATATGAAAAGGCAATTATAGAAAGAGAAAAAATAAAGGGGTTTAAAAAATTATTAGAAAACCAAATAACTGAAATAACAAGAGAAAATGATAAAGATATATTCACTATTTTCAAAAATACTGATGCTCTATTCCTTTGCATACTTAGTGTAAGAAAAGGTAAATTAATATCTAAATATTTTAATGTGTTTAAAGACTTAGTTGATGATGACAATATAGAAAACTTAGTTTCTATGTTTTACGA is a window of Oceanivirga salmonicida DNA encoding:
- the uvrC gene encoding excinuclease ABC subunit UvrC, yielding MIDIKKIPENSGVYLMKNKVNKIIYIGKAKNLKKRVASYFTGSHNRKTMELVKNIADIEFFICNNEIEAFILENNLIKKHKPKYNILLKDEKTYPYIKISKENLPRITMTRNKSQDAYYYGPFPNINLKTLIKNLLKVFNVSDCGLNVNKNNKRPCLKYHMGLCNGACYYKDEKTVSEYKAQYKKLINFLENKDTSILKELETNMFEYSKNFEYEKAIIEREKIKGFKKLLENQITEITRENDKDIFTIFKNTDALFLCILSVRKGKLISKYFNVFKDLVDDDNIENLVSMFYEKTTIPKIIVLSNDFLNKKEILQNWFKKEKNKSPKIYIPKIKSQNKELLELANTNLISEKEQYYNKVELDISTLERLKETLKLKSLPKRIECFDISNIQGTNPVASMSVAVDGKLKNSCYRHFKITVKETPDDFLMMREALTRRYSKLDIKDLPNVILIDGGKGQIGVAVDVLTKLNKIEYLDILSIAKREEEIFKDTQKIPYIFKRNDEVLKLLQRLRDEAHRFGITHHRKLRSKRVLKSKLDEIEGIGPKRKKALLLKFGTVQNIFNAKLEELLEILPQNIAENIFSLNN